GATTTCAGCTGGGGGCCCGGAGCTTGACTGACATAAACtgtaaaaatgattaaaatgtcATCAGTGttggtaattataattattcaCACGGTGAGTATTTATAATGTGTTAAAAATTGTTGCAAAAATAGATGGCAAGTTTCATCTTATAATAAGTTGTCAATACAGCAGACCTTCCATTAAATTGCTGACAATTATTTGTTCGATGTCAGACACCTAAGTAAATATAAGCCTAGCTGGATACCAACTTTATTCAGTTTTAAGTTGTTTTAGTCATTAAATTCTCATGGTCCAgtaattaagtacatgtatgtacatgaagTGTAAGAAACAGATTATGAAAAAAGAGCTAAAAATCTTGTGTTGGACCACaataaacaatatcaaatgaagtaaaattataTTGCATTgcattaaataaatacattggTTTCTAACATCAATTTTGCAATACAATTATCTAGTAATTTATGCAATGTTTATTTCCTTTCACTGATCTCTTTTATGTTGTCGTTACTATTCATTTTTAAGTtgcaatatttaaatttaaaaagcaTTTACTGTTCAAAATTGTTAGATACTCTAATACATAAACTagttgtttgtttaaaaaattgtaaatgaaaaGTTGTAATGTATAGTagtatatatatgacttttgattttaattattcaAAAAAACGGCTCTGATAAATGTAGCTCCTGACTCCAATCACGGTAAGGGTATATCTTTTAACATTTTCCCATAGTTACATAGTGGAATTTCCAGAACTGTTGTGGgcagtttttatttattatgttcaCTGGAAgcaaaactaaacaaaaaacTAATAAACGGTCGATCGAGTTGCAGGGGGTTAATGTCTActattgttgtatgttataaacaaaatgtcaaattagTTATACAGCTGATACAGTTTATTGTATGTATGGCCAACATCTTGTAAAACAGGGCAAGTTACAAAAATGTAGATTATGCATGTTAGTATGactaacatacaaatataatacaGGTTATTTTCACCAAATCAAAAATTAAATAAGTACCGTAATGTACACTATAATGAATGTCAGATAATACAGGTTAGTTTGACCAAAATATTGTACAAGATGGCAGGTCGGTTTAATACAGGTTATTCTGACCAACATTGTATAACAGGGAGAGATAGATACCTACAAGTTATTCTGACCAACAGAATTGTACAAATGTAATAAGTACAAAATTGAATAACAGAGTATACAGGTTGAATTGAATTGGAGAGTTTACGTGCCGCCACGTGATTGTTTCTGGGCACGCACATACAGGTTAGTATGGCCAGCATAATGTTGCACACCCATGATGTCGAATTTGATACAGGTAAGTATGAGCAACATATTGTACAACAGGGAGAGTCAGATTATACAGGTCATTCTGACCAACATAGAATGCCAGATTATACAGGTTAGTAATTTATAGTATGACCAACATAGTTTAGTTTGACCAATATAAAATGCCAGATTATTCAGGTTACTTTGACCAACATATAATTGTACAACATGCATATGGAATGTCAGGTTATACAGGTTAATTTGACCAACATAGGATGTTAGATTATACAGGTTAGTTTGACCAACAAAGAATGTGTATACAGGTTAATTTGACCAACATAGGATGTCAGATTATACAGGTTAGTTTGACCAACAAAGAATGTGTATACAGGTTAATTTGACCAACATAGGATGTTAGATTATACAGGTTAGTTTGACCAACAAGGAATGTGTCAGATTTTACAGGTTAGTATGACTAACATAggatgttttattttactgttaGTATATACCAACAAAGAATGTCAGATTATACAGGTGAGTATGAACAACATAGAATGTCAGATTAAACAGGTTAGTATGACCAACATAGAATATGTAGGATTAAAACAGGTTAGTTTGACCAACATAGAATGTCAGACTATACAGGTTAGTATGACCAACATAGAATGTCAGATTATACAAGTGAGTATGACAAACAAAGAATGTGTTGGACTATACAGTTTATAATTAGCATAAGCAATATAGAATGTCTGATTATAAAGTTAGTATGACCAACATAGTATGTCAGATTAAACAGCTTAGTTTGACCAACATAGAATGTCAGATTATACAGGTTAGTTTTACCAACATAGAATGTCAGATTATACAGGTTACTATGACCATCAAAGAATGTGTTGGATTATACAGGTTAGTATGACCAACAAAGAATGTCAGATTTTACTGTTAGCATGGCCAACAAAGAATGTCAGATTATACAGGTTAGTGGGACCAACATAGAATGTCAGATTATACTGGTTAGTCTGCATAATGGAAGCTAAGAGAAAATTTTTAAAGGTAAAATGTATAAAAGTCAAATTGTCTGTTCACAACTTTACTAACATCATGTTGTGAGTGTTGTGAGTAAATCTAGTTTAAAATCCTACGACATTATTgtattataacaaaaatatgatttCCTTTTTCCAGGTTGACAACAGAAAGTGACACAAGAATATGCCATGGAGACTGAAGACTGCCAGGAAAAAGCTCTAgtacaaaaaacaataaaatacgACCTTTTTAACAAAGCTGTTCTTGTTGAAGGGTCAGGCCTAGCCACACCTCTTGATCAAGCCACATGCACAGTTATTGTAGATGCTAATGATTTACCAATATCAAATAGACAATATGGTGATGGAAACTTGCTAGTTCGTACGATAGGCGAAGAGGATAGTGaacatgatatatttatagataaatgTATAACCACGATGAAAAAAGAAGAAGTTGCAACATTTGAAAGTAAAGATGTCTTTGACGGGTTTGATAAACCTTGTGTTGTTACCATAACTCTCCAACACTTTGAAAATCCACGAGCGTGGCCACTTTTATCAAATGTCCAAAAGTATGAAAAAGCCAAAGAACACAAGCAAAGAGGTGTGGAATTGTTCAAACAAGACAACATTAAAAGTGCCTTCAGACAATTTAGTAAAGCAACAAAGCTTCTTATTCTGGTTGATAAAACTATGGATGTTTCGGAAGACGCCGAAAAGTTACTTTACGAATGTCACCTTAACCTTGCAGCATGCCAACTAAAGTTTCCTTCGGCAGCAAACCATGTTATCACAAACTGCAACAAGGCTTTGATTTTGGATAGACAAAATGTGAAAGGCCATGTTCGTAGAGGCCAGGCATATTTGTTCAAGGGAGACTACTCTGCAGCAGCTCAGGACTTCATTAAAGGACTACAGTTCAATCCTGataataagtttattaaaaacCTTCTGATAAAAGCTCAAAAAGGCCAGCGtgatgaaaataaacaattatcctCAGGACTCAGTCAGATGTTTACCTGACATGTGACCAATCTCTATCTTAATCTAATGTGTATGACATGTTCATCTAGGCAaatttaaagggccactacttttctgaaacagcttttaattttcaaattgggaatgtaaaacaagatcaataattttgtagagttgcaaaagtaattaacttaccgttaatacaacactcatcatcatcttctgaaaaatttgattaaaataaataaaatgtcataattttcataAAGCGGGTAATCTATGTTTCCCACCGTTGTCCTAAATACCGTGCAGTACACAtagttgaatatcactgcgccagacggctaAATAGCACAATGAATTtccacagttatcatatatcaacgcaggaaatcttgcatacaTTTGATGTTATTAtctcatcttaggtcatcgatatatattttcttatgttatcaatgtttttaataaacctTTAAATATCACTTcaaaaaggtagtgggccttcaAATAGTCAATGGACAAAAATGCACTTAaatgacaattttcaaatcaggAAAAAAGTAATAATATGATGACAATGAAATAATTCTTCAATGTCAATTCCAATCTTTGTTGAAAACATATACTTTGACGAAGTTTTTGTATAAAATGTCTTACAACAGCACTGGATgctcaaataaaaaatatattatacttgTTATCACAAAGAATAGTTATTTGTGTATTTGTAATTCATACTCGaaactccaggggttactttcactgttgttatatccacccctggactatgtcatagcaaaactgaaggctctgttaTTTAACAACAAATGAGCAGGTAATTTGGTCTGTGAAGTACATCTAAAGAATCAAATAgatacattgtggttgactgtgatgctttgaagttgggtatCACTTTCCCTGAAATCTCTGCATGCCTGTGATTGGTCTTTTATTTCTCCTGAACTGACTTCAGTTTTTCTATGAGATAGTGCAGGGGAGGATgttatgacagtgatagtagcctggagtattgaggatacaGTTAAGTGATTTTGAATGCTTAGTTTGAAGTTTGTTTAGTTAATGTAAAATTCATTGGTTCAAATGTGAGCTTATGTCATTCCAATGACATCTTTCAGTAACCATCATTTGTCAATTAACCGGGTATTTTTTGCACCTTTTTACATAAGAGCTGTCTGTTTAAGATTTGCATTAAAATGCATAAACCATCGTATGTAAATGATATGAACTTTCAAGCAACTCTGTGAGTTTGTTttgaacaaaaaacaaaagaaattctgtgaattatttttttttatttcacacacaacattcaaacatgtaaaattatgtattaGTAAATCTCAGTAAACATATATTCTAATAAAATATACTCTTACTCTCTATAATTCTTACAAACAGCCACAGAAGAAAATCTCATGAGTGCTTGAGGGAAACTTTAACAGTATGGAAATGTATTTGGCATTAGTAGTatctttttttaaagataagAAAATGGGCCTGATTTTCAACCCAAGTCCAGTTTTCACTTATGTAAACAATGTCAGATTCAAAGGTTTATTTCCTCTTTTTTTTGtgactttaattaatttttaatgattcaattattttttaaatagatGGACCAGCAAAAATTATTTCTCAGTTgcgtaaaata
This genomic window from Argopecten irradians isolate NY chromosome 4, Ai_NY, whole genome shotgun sequence contains:
- the LOC138322255 gene encoding peptidyl-prolyl cis-trans isomerase FKBP4-like codes for the protein METEDCQEKALVQKTIKYDLFNKAVLVEGSGLATPLDQATCTVIVDANDLPISNRQYGDGNLLVRTIGEEDSEHDIFIDKCITTMKKEEVATFESKDVFDGFDKPCVVTITLQHFENPRAWPLLSNVQKYEKAKEHKQRGVELFKQDNIKSAFRQFSKATKLLILVDKTMDVSEDAEKLLYECHLNLAACQLKFPSAANHVITNCNKALILDRQNVKGHVRRGQAYLFKGDYSAAAQDFIKGLQFNPDNKFIKNLLIKAQKGQRDENKQLSSGLSQMFT